From one Actinomyces sp. Marseille-P3109 genomic stretch:
- a CDS encoding lantibiotic ABC transporter permease: MRTSMTVRTVRNEYAKMHHLRIGLIAALLLLGVCALSVLSALNSGLVDHRFDADGDGWRLLMASLHGAVGLTSPLLLAVMASRQVEVEHSGQGWMSSATAGTTPGRLCRAKLLALGLLISPIPAAWGALVVIVGRAVGLTAPVPVPRLLALVAGLAVINLAVLGAQLLASARVENQLGPLAVGLIGILLSVFAPTMPMWARYLSPWTAYGLIVPADFAGTDLIDLDMHLVGLTVLTCVGGALFALVTSCFDHQGV, from the coding sequence ATGAGGACCTCCATGACAGTGCGCACCGTGCGCAACGAGTACGCCAAGATGCACCACCTGAGGATCGGGCTCATCGCCGCGCTCCTCCTGCTGGGGGTCTGCGCGCTCAGTGTTCTGTCGGCCTTGAACTCGGGGCTGGTCGACCACCGGTTCGACGCCGACGGCGACGGGTGGCGGCTTCTCATGGCGAGTCTCCATGGCGCCGTCGGACTGACCTCGCCGCTTCTCCTGGCCGTCATGGCGAGCCGTCAGGTGGAGGTGGAGCACTCGGGGCAGGGCTGGATGTCCTCGGCGACCGCGGGCACCACCCCGGGCCGGCTGTGCCGGGCGAAGCTCCTTGCCCTGGGGCTGCTCATCTCCCCCATCCCGGCGGCCTGGGGAGCGCTCGTGGTCATCGTCGGCCGCGCCGTCGGACTGACGGCACCGGTGCCGGTTCCCCGGCTGCTCGCACTGGTAGCGGGCCTGGCGGTCATCAACCTCGCCGTGCTGGGCGCGCAGCTGCTCGCCTCGGCGCGGGTGGAGAACCAGCTCGGGCCGCTGGCGGTGGGGCTGATCGGCATTCTCCTCAGCGTCTTCGCTCCGACCATGCCGATGTGGGCGCGGTACCTGAGCCCGTGGACCGCCTACGGGCTCATCGTCCCGGCGGACTTCGCCGGCACGGATCTGATCGACCTGGATATGCACCTGGTCGGCCTCACGGTTCTGACCTGCGTCGGGGGCGCGCTGTTTGCTCTGGTCACTAGCTGTTTCGATCATCAGGGGGTGTGA
- a CDS encoding ABC transporter ATP-binding protein, with amino-acid sequence MNDLVRTIDLSKRYGQRTVVDRLNLRVPRGSVYGFLGPNGSGKSTTMKMLLSLVQPSAGQVLIGGEPMNRSTRRRHLAHIGSLIESPPGYGHLTGAENMRIVQRLLDLPDRYVKHAVDTVRLGGQMDKRVREYSLGMKQRLGIAMALARRPSLLILDEPTNGLDPAGIEEIRRLLRSLAADGVTVIVSSHLLGEIDRVATVLGIVSRGGLLFQGTRAELMSTSVPDTLLACSRPLAAAHLLSARGTASAYEHGLLRVPGLSQQATADVVALLVREGIGVHEVRQEERTLEDVFMALTRGGGL; translated from the coding sequence ATGAACGACCTCGTACGCACCATCGATCTCTCCAAGCGCTACGGGCAGCGGACCGTCGTCGACCGCCTCAACCTGCGCGTACCGCGGGGCTCCGTCTACGGATTCCTCGGCCCCAACGGCTCGGGCAAGTCCACGACCATGAAGATGCTGCTGTCCCTGGTACAGCCGAGCGCCGGCCAGGTGCTCATCGGCGGGGAGCCGATGAACCGGAGCACTCGACGCCGGCACCTGGCCCATATCGGCTCGCTCATCGAGTCCCCACCCGGTTACGGGCACCTCACCGGCGCCGAGAACATGAGGATCGTCCAGCGCCTGCTCGATCTTCCCGACCGGTACGTCAAGCATGCGGTAGACACCGTTCGCCTGGGCGGGCAGATGGACAAGCGGGTCCGCGAGTACTCCCTGGGCATGAAGCAGCGCCTGGGCATCGCCATGGCGCTGGCGCGCAGGCCCTCGCTGCTCATCCTCGACGAGCCGACGAACGGCCTCGACCCCGCCGGAATCGAGGAGATCCGCCGGCTCCTGAGGTCGTTGGCGGCCGACGGCGTCACGGTCATCGTCTCCTCCCACCTGCTGGGCGAGATCGACCGCGTCGCCACCGTGCTGGGGATCGTCTCGCGCGGCGGGCTCCTCTTCCAGGGCACGCGCGCCGAGCTCATGAGCACCTCCGTGCCGGACACGCTTCTGGCCTGCTCGCGCCCTCTTGCTGCCGCCCACCTCCTATCCGCTCGGGGTACAGCGTCCGCGTACGAGCACGGGCTCCTGCGCGTCCCGGGCCTGAGCCAGCAGGCCACGGCCGACGTCGTCGCCCTCCTGGTCCGCGAGGGCATCGGGGTGCACGAGGTCCGCCAGGAGGAGCGGACCCTGGAGGACGTCTTCATGGCCCTCACCCGAGGAGGCGGGCTATGA
- a CDS encoding methylated-DNA--[protein]-cysteine S-methyltransferase, translated as MTDMTKGEGIRPADTEQTADMAPPFPVDRVDLDRLHARLTAAADRDGLLEVAYRTIDTSVGPLLLAATYNGLVRVAFEREGFDTALETLATRISPRVLEAPRRLDVVAAEMDEYFAGRRRVFDVPLDYTLSSGFRQVVQRYLPHIGYGHTQSYKEVAECVGNPKAVRAVGTACATNPLPVVVPCHRVLRTDGSLGGYIGGLDVKYALLTLENAV; from the coding sequence ATGACCGATATGACCAAAGGAGAAGGTATTCGTCCTGCCGACACCGAGCAGACGGCGGACATGGCCCCCCCATTCCCGGTCGATCGTGTCGATCTGGACAGATTGCACGCCCGACTCACAGCCGCGGCTGATCGCGATGGTCTACTGGAAGTCGCTTACCGCACTATCGACACCTCCGTCGGCCCGCTGCTGCTCGCGGCGACTTACAACGGCCTAGTACGAGTGGCGTTCGAACGTGAAGGATTCGACACCGCGCTGGAGACGTTGGCAACCAGGATCAGCCCGCGAGTACTGGAAGCACCCCGCAGACTTGATGTAGTTGCCGCCGAGATGGACGAGTACTTCGCAGGTAGACGGCGTGTGTTCGACGTTCCGCTGGACTACACGTTGTCGTCGGGATTCCGCCAGGTCGTCCAGCGATACCTCCCGCACATCGGTTACGGACACACGCAGTCCTACAAGGAGGTCGCCGAGTGCGTCGGCAACCCGAAGGCTGTCCGCGCGGTCGGAACCGCTTGCGCGACGAATCCGCTGCCGGTGGTGGTGCCCTGTCACCGCGTGCTGCGCACTGATGGCAGTTTAGGCGGCTACATCGGGGGATTGGACGTGAAGTATGCGCTGCTGACACTGGAGAACGCCGTGTGA
- a CDS encoding RNA polymerase sigma factor, whose translation MKMKDPFEQAVKEHGETVFRVCRAVLGPSPDAEDAWSETFLAALRAWPDLSNDTNIEAWLVRVAQRKTIDILRARARHATPAEDLPEQRSPLGNPDEDEHGVWSAVAALPERQRLAVAYHYFGGLPHAETAALIGGSTEAVRRATADGIRNLRKIYAEEQTREALR comes from the coding sequence ATGAAGATGAAAGATCCGTTCGAACAAGCCGTGAAGGAACATGGAGAGACCGTGTTCCGAGTGTGTCGTGCCGTGCTCGGTCCAAGCCCAGACGCGGAAGATGCTTGGTCGGAAACCTTCCTGGCCGCGTTGCGCGCCTGGCCGGACCTGAGCAACGACACGAACATCGAAGCCTGGCTGGTCCGTGTCGCCCAGCGCAAGACGATCGATATCCTCCGAGCCAGGGCGCGTCACGCGACTCCCGCCGAGGATCTTCCCGAGCAGCGGTCACCGCTTGGGAATCCCGATGAAGACGAGCATGGAGTCTGGTCGGCTGTCGCAGCTCTCCCGGAGCGCCAACGCCTCGCCGTCGCCTACCACTACTTCGGAGGGCTCCCACATGCGGAGACAGCAGCGCTGATCGGCGGCAGCACCGAGGCGGTGCGTCGTGCGACGGCCGACGGCATCAGGAACTTGAGAAAGATCTACGCGGAAGAACAGACGAGAGAAGCACTTCGATGA
- a CDS encoding SDR family NAD(P)-dependent oxidoreductase: MTTVLITGGNRGLGRAVAEELAGQGMTVVVGARQAGDGAEVARRIGGGATAVQLDVTDPPSIRRSAAWIDEHHGGLDILINNAGVLPEATSQAAEVVDLGLFQQTYATNVFGPVAVLEAFLPQLRRSPQGRIVNVSSTMGSLTDQTDPRSPYYDMIVPAYQSSKAALNSITIMLAKALADTSIKVSSVCPGFVQTDLTPINREQAPLTVTQAAKVVVSAATLPDDARSGTFIDSDGIVPW; the protein is encoded by the coding sequence ATGACCACAGTCCTGATAACGGGAGGTAATCGCGGCCTGGGTCGCGCCGTCGCCGAGGAACTGGCCGGTCAAGGTATGACCGTCGTCGTCGGCGCTCGTCAAGCGGGCGATGGGGCTGAGGTCGCACGTCGAATCGGCGGCGGGGCGACCGCGGTTCAACTCGATGTGACTGACCCACCATCCATCCGTCGGTCAGCCGCCTGGATCGACGAGCATCACGGTGGATTAGACATTCTGATCAACAACGCCGGTGTGCTCCCGGAAGCAACCAGCCAGGCCGCTGAAGTTGTCGATCTGGGCCTGTTCCAGCAGACGTACGCTACGAACGTCTTCGGACCGGTCGCCGTGCTGGAGGCGTTCCTCCCTCAACTACGAAGGTCCCCACAGGGGCGGATCGTGAATGTGTCGTCGACAATGGGATCGCTCACCGATCAAACTGATCCACGCTCCCCCTACTACGACATGATCGTGCCCGCCTACCAGAGCTCGAAGGCAGCCCTCAACAGCATCACGATCATGCTCGCCAAGGCACTGGCCGACACCTCGATCAAGGTCAGTTCGGTCTGCCCCGGATTCGTACAGACCGACCTGACTCCCATCAACCGGGAGCAAGCGCCATTGACGGTGACGCAAGCCGCCAAGGTCGTCGTGTCTGCCGCCACCCTGCCCGACGACGCACGCTCAGGTACCTTCATCGACAGCGACGGCATCGTCCCCTGGTGA
- a CDS encoding response regulator transcription factor has protein sequence MTLRLILVDDQEMYRLGFRMLLETQESVEVVGEAEDGRAAVDLIERVEADIVLMDVRMPRMNGIEATRTIVQGGSGGPRVIVLTTFDLDEYAYEAIRAGASGFLLKDASLEELMAAIHHVHAGDAVMAPSTTRRLIEHFALPPPVVDDGDHRIRALEDLTAREREVLARVARGLSNEAIAHDLCVAEGTVRVHVSRILSKLGLRDRAQAVVLAYESGLVTPRKDAGRADRDEPPNGYAEP, from the coding sequence ATGACTCTTCGACTCATCCTCGTCGACGACCAGGAGATGTACCGACTCGGTTTCCGCATGCTGCTGGAGACCCAGGAGAGCGTCGAAGTCGTCGGGGAGGCGGAGGACGGACGCGCCGCCGTCGACCTGATCGAGCGGGTCGAGGCGGACATCGTCCTCATGGATGTGCGCATGCCGCGGATGAACGGGATCGAAGCGACGCGCACCATCGTCCAGGGCGGTTCCGGCGGCCCCCGAGTCATCGTCCTGACCACCTTCGACCTCGATGAGTACGCCTACGAGGCGATCCGGGCGGGCGCCAGCGGCTTCCTCCTCAAGGACGCGTCCCTGGAGGAGCTCATGGCCGCCATCCACCACGTGCACGCCGGCGACGCGGTCATGGCGCCCTCCACCACCCGCAGGCTCATCGAGCACTTCGCCCTCCCGCCCCCAGTGGTCGACGACGGCGATCACCGTATTCGGGCCCTGGAGGACCTGACCGCCCGCGAGCGCGAGGTTCTGGCGCGCGTTGCACGCGGGCTGTCCAACGAGGCCATTGCCCACGACCTGTGCGTCGCCGAGGGGACGGTACGGGTTCACGTCAGCCGGATCCTGAGCAAGCTGGGGCTGCGGGACCGGGCGCAGGCGGTCGTCCTGGCCTACGAGTCGGGCCTGGTCACCCCGCGTAAAGACGCAGGCCGGGCGGATCGGGACGAGCCGCCCAACGGGTACGCGGAGCCGTAA
- a CDS encoding histidine kinase, whose translation MEHRPEPSSSPGEVSAPWPQRWLERHRRAVDLTVLALILAYNQLVLPVTTASTAQLWLLETVSAGLGLCWLLRHHSPTAAFTVAILLAGAQLPMGPGSSVLPADLLLALLVHHLAAARRSAISLPCAALVVAWVIAAFIPVLRMGYSRLSLPALCVVAVLWAWTAGVLKRTRRAHLAALARNTEYRLREAALRHEQAERQERSRIAREIHDIVSHGLGVMVVVADGAAATAASDPDRAAVAMHRVRDTGREALGDMRRMLAVLRGEDEVPHAPQPGERDLAELVAEARGTGLPVQLEMPDALHLPAGIGLTVYRIVQEGLANVRRHAGTVSSVEVRVRREPAGIVVEVLDDGGGLPAASAVPAVPGHGLRGMRERVTSHGGSLEAGPRDGGFRLRAVLPWEERSEAESPESLASPESAPERTEENA comes from the coding sequence ATGGAGCACAGGCCCGAGCCATCGTCGAGCCCGGGGGAGGTTTCTGCGCCCTGGCCCCAGCGATGGCTGGAGCGTCACCGCCGCGCCGTCGACCTCACAGTGCTCGCCCTCATCCTGGCCTATAACCAGCTCGTCCTGCCGGTCACCACGGCCTCAACAGCGCAGCTGTGGCTGCTGGAGACAGTCAGTGCGGGACTCGGGCTGTGCTGGCTCCTGCGACACCACTCCCCCACGGCCGCCTTCACGGTGGCGATTCTCCTCGCCGGGGCCCAGCTCCCGATGGGCCCCGGATCCAGTGTCCTTCCCGCGGACCTCCTGCTGGCGCTGCTGGTCCACCACCTGGCCGCCGCCAGGCGATCGGCGATCTCCCTGCCCTGCGCGGCGCTCGTCGTCGCCTGGGTCATTGCGGCCTTCATCCCTGTGCTCCGAATGGGGTACAGCCGCCTGAGTCTGCCCGCGCTCTGCGTCGTCGCCGTCCTGTGGGCCTGGACCGCAGGCGTGCTGAAGCGCACGCGCCGCGCCCACCTGGCCGCCCTGGCGCGCAACACCGAGTACCGGCTGCGCGAGGCCGCGCTGCGCCACGAGCAGGCCGAGCGCCAGGAGCGCTCACGAATCGCCCGCGAGATCCACGACATCGTCTCCCACGGCCTGGGGGTCATGGTGGTCGTCGCCGACGGCGCGGCAGCGACGGCCGCTTCGGATCCGGACCGGGCGGCGGTGGCCATGCACCGCGTCCGTGACACGGGGCGTGAGGCCCTGGGCGACATGCGCCGGATGCTGGCCGTCCTGCGTGGCGAGGACGAGGTTCCGCATGCCCCTCAGCCCGGCGAGCGGGATCTGGCGGAGCTGGTGGCCGAGGCCCGGGGCACGGGTCTTCCGGTCCAACTCGAGATGCCGGACGCCCTGCACCTGCCGGCAGGGATCGGCCTGACCGTCTACCGGATCGTCCAGGAGGGACTGGCCAACGTGCGTCGGCACGCCGGCACCGTCAGCAGCGTCGAGGTCCGTGTGCGCCGGGAGCCCGCGGGCATCGTCGTCGAGGTCCTCGACGACGGCGGAGGCCTGCCCGCGGCGAGCGCCGTGCCAGCGGTTCCCGGTCACGGCCTCCGGGGCATGCGCGAGCGGGTCACCTCCCACGGAGGCAGCCTGGAGGCGGGACCTCGAGACGGCGGCTTCCGCCTCCGAGCGGTGCTGCCGTGGGAGGAGCGGTCGGAGGCGGAGTCCCCAGAATCCCTGGCGTCTCCAGAGTCGGCACCGGAACGCACTGAGGAGAACGCATGA
- a CDS encoding lysylphosphatidylglycerol synthase domain-containing protein — protein MTDAAPGSPPPAGGLGNAPTLVEPPNAVAPSATSTPSAGSASTSPVGIPVIGVAPAPGPSPVPESTAPRSTTLLVDTTARRLRRTEDLLDLALTLLGIGAVLILAIYARQTTTGVTQDVQNALAVVLRRILVFPLQAIEGLTTFIVPLAVLLDRLLRRSWRSCGQAVLSGFAGYVVAFAAMTGLVTWGPTALVMGLTVTASGTAQLGISTVFASMAGLLTGAGDRNSSTTMRSGWAAMWVVLGLAVLRGALTLPGAVLSLLLGRAVGLLVRYVFGVEDRRAHGVTLVRALRRAGIDAVRVVRMDRAPEARAWTVTTDAPLGYTEQVREQVRENSLASAASTDGVDEVPTDPQTAVETPPPAHPFGGVADPAGDPAAEPSTGPVSTPDTEPVTAATKDTAPGPAASPLDPTSSGSADANTIRPATDVDLAAVLAEASSEALSQERASVHRMYAVWDSAGERRNVTLLDSDRQVAGFLSNIWDQIRVKGLSPTRDLSLRPAAEHAALMTMEARRARVRTPGLLGMAEAAESVLLVTDHVVGARSIQDLGAEVDNDILDQLWNQLQRAHAAGLAHGSIDASSVVLDETGRLWLLDWASGETISSELSRRVDLAQTLALTALTVGAERAIDAASRSLTTAQLASIAPMLQRVALPRQTREVMGRRGASRQVLQDLRDALVALTPTADAEPARLSRFSTRTVLLVVVGLVAGWTLMARMDFQQVSAAVSQANVWWMLAALAFSVATYVGAGLTLVAFSPARLSLWRSTEVHLASAVVSLVAPAGVGGAAINLRFLNRKGVPTAVGVATVALVQVVQFIVTVVLLVVLAAMTGQSTGLTLPSGWMLVAAGVIVVLAAVVLVVPRARAWTWAKIEPTYRQVWPRLVWVMSNPVRLALGVGGALMLSLSYILSFSASLWAFGYTVPFAVLAITYLASNTVGSIVPSPGGIGPVELALTAGLVAAGVPYGVALSTAIVYRLVTFWIPIPVGWLSLQRLQKVGDL, from the coding sequence ATGACAGATGCGGCACCAGGCTCACCCCCGCCGGCCGGCGGACTCGGCAATGCCCCGACGCTCGTCGAGCCGCCCAACGCCGTCGCCCCATCAGCCACTTCTACGCCGTCGGCCGGGTCGGCCTCCACCTCACCGGTCGGCATCCCGGTCATCGGCGTTGCTCCGGCGCCCGGGCCCTCCCCCGTACCCGAGTCCACCGCCCCGCGCTCGACGACGCTCCTGGTGGACACCACCGCGCGCCGCCTGCGCCGCACCGAGGACCTGCTCGACCTGGCCCTGACCCTCCTGGGCATCGGCGCCGTCCTCATCCTGGCGATCTACGCCCGCCAGACCACGACCGGCGTCACCCAGGACGTCCAGAACGCCCTGGCGGTGGTGCTGCGCCGCATCCTCGTCTTCCCCCTGCAGGCCATTGAGGGCCTGACCACCTTCATCGTGCCGCTGGCCGTGCTGCTCGACCGCCTCCTGCGCCGCTCCTGGCGCTCCTGCGGCCAGGCCGTCCTGTCGGGGTTCGCCGGGTACGTGGTCGCCTTCGCCGCCATGACCGGCCTGGTCACGTGGGGGCCGACCGCCCTGGTCATGGGACTGACGGTCACCGCCTCGGGCACCGCCCAGCTGGGCATCTCCACGGTCTTCGCCTCCATGGCGGGCCTGCTCACGGGCGCCGGCGACCGCAACAGCTCGACCACGATGCGCTCGGGCTGGGCGGCGATGTGGGTGGTCCTCGGCCTGGCGGTCCTGCGCGGCGCCCTGACCCTGCCCGGCGCGGTACTGTCCCTGCTCCTGGGCCGCGCCGTCGGCCTGCTGGTCCGTTACGTCTTCGGGGTGGAGGACCGCCGGGCTCACGGGGTCACGCTCGTGCGCGCGCTGCGCCGGGCCGGGATCGACGCAGTGCGCGTGGTCCGCATGGACCGGGCCCCAGAGGCGCGCGCCTGGACCGTCACCACTGACGCGCCTCTGGGCTACACCGAGCAGGTCCGTGAGCAGGTGCGGGAGAACTCACTGGCGTCTGCCGCCTCGACGGACGGCGTCGACGAAGTGCCGACCGACCCGCAGACCGCGGTTGAGACGCCGCCCCCCGCTCACCCCTTCGGCGGGGTCGCCGACCCAGCCGGCGACCCAGCCGCCGAGCCTTCCACCGGGCCTGTGTCCACGCCGGACACCGAGCCAGTCACCGCAGCGACCAAGGATACAGCTCCCGGACCGGCCGCCTCCCCGCTCGACCCGACGTCGTCGGGATCGGCGGACGCCAACACGATCAGACCGGCCACCGACGTCGACCTGGCCGCCGTCCTGGCCGAGGCCTCCAGCGAGGCCCTGTCCCAGGAGCGGGCCTCGGTCCACCGGATGTACGCCGTGTGGGACTCGGCCGGCGAGCGCCGCAACGTCACCCTCCTCGACTCCGACCGGCAGGTGGCCGGGTTCCTGTCCAACATCTGGGACCAGATCCGCGTCAAGGGCCTGTCCCCCACCCGCGACCTGTCCCTGCGCCCCGCGGCCGAGCACGCCGCGCTCATGACGATGGAGGCGCGCCGCGCCCGCGTGCGCACCCCCGGCCTGCTGGGCATGGCCGAGGCCGCCGAGTCAGTGCTGCTGGTGACCGATCACGTCGTCGGTGCCCGTTCCATCCAGGACCTGGGGGCCGAGGTCGACAACGACATCCTGGACCAGCTGTGGAACCAGCTCCAGCGCGCCCACGCCGCGGGACTCGCGCACGGGAGCATTGACGCCTCGAGCGTCGTCCTCGACGAGACCGGGCGGCTGTGGCTCCTGGACTGGGCCTCGGGCGAGACGATCTCCTCCGAGCTCTCCCGCCGCGTGGACCTGGCCCAGACCCTGGCCCTGACCGCCCTGACCGTGGGCGCCGAGCGGGCCATCGACGCAGCCTCCCGCTCGCTGACCACCGCGCAACTGGCCTCGATCGCCCCCATGCTCCAGCGGGTGGCGCTGCCGCGCCAGACCCGCGAGGTCATGGGAAGGCGCGGAGCCAGCCGCCAGGTGCTCCAGGACCTGCGCGACGCCCTCGTGGCGCTCACACCCACGGCCGACGCCGAGCCGGCCCGCCTCAGCCGCTTCTCCACACGCACTGTCCTCCTGGTTGTGGTCGGGCTGGTCGCCGGGTGGACGCTGATGGCGCGGATGGACTTCCAGCAGGTCAGCGCCGCCGTCTCACAGGCCAACGTCTGGTGGATGCTGGCGGCCCTGGCCTTCTCCGTGGCGACCTACGTGGGCGCCGGGCTGACGCTGGTGGCCTTCAGCCCCGCACGGCTCTCACTGTGGCGCTCCACCGAGGTGCACCTGGCCAGCGCCGTCGTCTCGCTCGTGGCACCGGCCGGTGTGGGCGGGGCGGCCATCAACCTGCGCTTCCTCAACCGCAAGGGGGTGCCGACGGCGGTCGGCGTGGCCACGGTGGCCCTGGTCCAGGTGGTCCAGTTCATCGTCACGGTGGTGCTGCTCGTGGTGCTGGCGGCCATGACCGGGCAGTCCACGGGGCTGACCCTGCCGTCGGGCTGGATGCTGGTCGCGGCGGGCGTGATCGTGGTCCTGGCGGCGGTCGTGCTGGTCGTTCCCCGGGCGCGCGCTTGGACGTGGGCAAAGATCGAGCCCACCTACCGCCAGGTGTGGCCACGACTCGTGTGGGTCATGTCCAACCCGGTGCGCCTGGCCCTGGGGGTGGGCGGCGCGCTCATGCTGAGCCTGTCCTACATTCTGTCCTTCAGCGCGAGCCTGTGGGCCTTCGGCTACACGGTGCCCTTCGCGGTCCTGGCCATCACCTACCTGGCCTCCAACACGGTGGGCTCGATCGTGCCCTCCCCCGGCGGTATCGGGCCGGTCGAGCTCGCCCTGACCGCGGGGCTCGTCGCCGCCGGCGTCCCCTACGGGGTGGCGCTGTCCACGGCGATCGTCTACCGCCTGGTGACCTTCTGGATCCCGATCCCCGTGGGCTGGCTCAGCCTCCAGCGCCTCCAGAAGGTCGGGGACCTGTAG
- a CDS encoding winged helix-turn-helix domain-containing protein, whose product MSSEARMGRPGGAVGSGTWAARPAGVAASGVDIDPVIHAQARLRIMATLAAVPVGDELHFPRLRELLDMTAGNLSTHLSKLEGAGYVQQNKTYVGRSPATYLALTSEGRVAFERYVRNLRALLDA is encoded by the coding sequence ATGTCCAGCGAGGCGCGGATGGGGCGGCCTGGAGGGGCGGTGGGCTCTGGGACGTGGGCGGCGAGGCCGGCCGGAGTGGCCGCCTCCGGCGTCGACATCGATCCGGTCATCCATGCCCAGGCCCGCCTGCGGATCATGGCGACCCTGGCGGCCGTGCCCGTTGGGGACGAGCTGCACTTCCCTCGTCTGCGCGAGCTGCTGGACATGACGGCCGGCAACCTGTCCACTCACTTGTCCAAGTTGGAGGGGGCGGGCTACGTCCAGCAGAACAAGACCTATGTCGGACGCAGTCCCGCCACCTACTTGGCGCTGACCTCCGAGGGGCGGGTCGCCTTCGAGCGATACGTGCGCAACCTGCGTGCCCTGCTCGACGCCTGA
- a CDS encoding IS1634 family transposase: protein MTPSINTYVTSSGATAVKVVFKSRGRRMVKHVGSAHDEAELAVLMEKARQIAQAGQTSLDLEALVGAPKPIVSGSALMGATTSALLIQVLSHAWEVLGLGEAVDGDEGFKQMVFARLVEPTSKAQVPRVLGEIGVQPLTVRTLYRSLASCVDNDWRSSIQAALYKRVNACGDLSLVLYDVTTLYFETETEDDLRKVGFSKERRVDPQITVGMLVDRGGFPLQVGCWEGNHAETKTIVPTVQGFLDAHGVDPADLVVVADAGMMSYTNLTALDKAGLSFIVGSKTTKAPWDLAEHTHFHGEAYTDGQIIETTTPRKGIKSLKGRSKVRSRPAWTPQDNPESWRVVWHYSAKRFAHDNTTLTAQENKAKAVIDGEKTARRPRFVKGSADHLSLDEASLKRARATAGLKGYVTNMTSKRMNAAEVVSSYRSLWHVEQSWRMSKHDLRARPIFHHRKDSIEAHLTMVITALAVARYLQDTTGTSIKKIIHTLKPIQTAQIHLAGQTITASHPLTPQAQTILNALDIAPEI, encoded by the coding sequence GTGACGCCTTCGATCAACACTTATGTGACGTCTTCTGGGGCGACGGCGGTCAAGGTCGTGTTCAAGAGCCGCGGTAGGCGCATGGTTAAGCACGTTGGCTCGGCTCATGATGAGGCCGAGCTCGCCGTCCTGATGGAAAAGGCTCGCCAGATCGCTCAGGCGGGCCAGACGAGCTTGGACCTGGAAGCCCTGGTCGGCGCGCCCAAGCCGATCGTGTCGGGCAGCGCCCTGATGGGCGCTACGACGAGCGCGCTGCTGATCCAGGTCCTGTCTCATGCCTGGGAGGTCCTTGGTCTGGGCGAGGCGGTCGACGGCGATGAGGGCTTTAAGCAGATGGTCTTCGCACGGCTGGTGGAGCCCACCAGCAAGGCGCAGGTTCCGCGGGTGCTGGGCGAGATCGGGGTTCAGCCGCTGACGGTCCGTACGCTCTACCGGTCGCTGGCCAGTTGCGTCGACAATGACTGGAGGAGCAGTATCCAGGCCGCCCTCTACAAGCGTGTCAACGCCTGCGGTGACCTCTCACTGGTCTTATACGACGTGACCACGTTGTACTTCGAGACGGAGACGGAGGATGACCTGCGCAAGGTCGGTTTCTCCAAAGAGCGCAGGGTAGATCCGCAGATCACGGTCGGCATGCTCGTCGATAGAGGCGGCTTCCCCCTCCAGGTGGGGTGCTGGGAAGGAAACCACGCCGAGACCAAGACCATCGTACCCACGGTCCAAGGCTTCCTGGACGCCCATGGTGTCGATCCGGCAGACCTGGTGGTGGTGGCGGATGCCGGCATGATGTCCTACACGAACCTGACCGCCTTGGATAAGGCTGGTTTGTCGTTCATCGTCGGGTCCAAGACCACCAAGGCGCCCTGGGACCTGGCCGAGCACACGCATTTCCACGGTGAGGCCTATACCGATGGCCAGATCATCGAGACCACCACTCCCAGGAAGGGAATCAAGTCTCTCAAGGGCAGGTCGAAGGTCAGGAGCCGCCCGGCCTGGACGCCGCAGGACAACCCGGAGTCGTGGCGGGTCGTGTGGCACTACAGCGCCAAGCGCTTCGCCCACGACAACACGACCCTGACGGCGCAGGAGAATAAGGCCAAGGCTGTGATCGACGGCGAGAAGACTGCCCGCCGCCCCAGGTTCGTGAAGGGATCCGCAGACCACTTGTCACTTGATGAGGCATCCCTCAAGCGGGCCCGCGCAACAGCGGGCCTGAAGGGCTATGTCACCAATATGACAAGTAAGCGCATGAATGCTGCTGAGGTCGTCAGCTCCTACCGGAGCCTGTGGCACGTGGAGCAGTCATGGCGAATGAGCAAGCACGACCTGCGCGCCCGCCCGATCTTCCACCACCGCAAAGACTCCATCGAAGCGCACTTGACCATGGTGATCACCGCTCTCGCCGTCGCCCGCTACCTCCAAGACACCACCGGCACATCAATCAAGAAGATCATCCATACACTCAAACCAATCCAGACCGCCCAGATCCACCTAGCCGGCCAGACGATCACCGCTAGCCACCCACTCACGCCCCAAGCCCAGACCATCCTCAACGCGCTAGACATCGCCCCCGAGATCTGA